The following coding sequences are from one Methanobacterium petrolearium window:
- a CDS encoding dTDP-4-dehydrorhamnose 3,5-epimerase family protein, with protein MIEGVKVKKLNVIPDERGWLMEILRNDDDIYQEFGQVYMTTAYPGVVKAWHLHKKQTDNFTCIHGMMKVALYDSREDSPTYGEVNEFFVGDKNPILISVPPYVYHGFKAVGDETAYFVSVPTLPFNYDEPDEYRLEPDTDEIPYDWILDESKKHG; from the coding sequence ATGATTGAAGGAGTAAAAGTGAAGAAGCTTAATGTCATCCCTGATGAGCGGGGATGGTTAATGGAAATATTAAGAAATGATGATGACATTTACCAAGAATTCGGACAGGTTTACATGACCACAGCCTATCCTGGAGTGGTGAAGGCATGGCATCTGCATAAGAAGCAGACTGATAACTTCACCTGTATCCATGGCATGATGAAGGTCGCATTATATGATAGTCGGGAAGATTCCCCTACCTATGGTGAAGTCAACGAATTCTTCGTTGGAGACAAAAATCCAATACTAATAAGTGTCCCTCCATATGTTTATCATGGTTTTAAAGCGGTAGGTGATGAAACAGCCTACTTTGTAAGCGTACCTACATTACCATTTAACTATGATGAACCTGATGAGTACCGCCTTGAACCAGACACAGATGAGATCCCCTATGATTGGATACTGGACGAGAGCAAGAAACATGGCTAG
- the rfbD gene encoding dTDP-4-dehydrorhamnose reductase yields MVTGGSGLLGSSFRDVEGRDYKIITTHHQNPDKDTIPLDVTNHKDVQDKIGHLNPDVVIHSAALTNVDYCEEHPAEAWALNVQGTENIIKACKMTGSKLIYVSSDFVFDGCKGNYSEDDGTCPLNYYAYTKLKGEEAVWKSGLEYAITRVSVLYGWHARRGFVSWVTNELNGGHEINVVDDHYNSPTLDSNARDAILKIIETDKQGIYHTSGSQRISRFDFAVNISRVFELDESLINPIKSSDLVQKAKRPKDSSLSVNKVHKDLKINMINTLEGLKHMREARL; encoded by the coding sequence TTGGTAACTGGAGGAAGTGGATTGTTAGGCTCCAGTTTCAGGGACGTGGAAGGCCGAGACTACAAAATCATCACAACCCACCACCAGAACCCTGACAAAGACACCATTCCTCTGGATGTAACTAACCATAAGGATGTTCAGGATAAAATAGGCCATCTAAATCCAGATGTGGTCATACACTCTGCTGCACTTACCAATGTAGATTACTGTGAAGAACATCCTGCTGAGGCCTGGGCCCTGAATGTTCAGGGAACAGAAAACATAATCAAAGCCTGTAAGATGACTGGATCCAAGTTGATCTATGTTTCCAGTGATTTTGTCTTTGATGGTTGTAAGGGGAACTACAGTGAGGATGATGGAACCTGTCCTCTTAATTATTATGCTTATACTAAACTTAAAGGTGAAGAGGCTGTCTGGAAATCTGGCCTTGAATATGCCATTACCCGGGTGAGTGTGCTCTACGGATGGCATGCCAGGAGGGGTTTTGTTTCATGGGTTACAAACGAACTTAATGGTGGACATGAAATAAATGTGGTGGATGACCATTACAACTCTCCCACTTTAGATAGCAATGCAAGAGATGCAATTTTAAAGATAATCGAAACAGATAAACAGGGAATTTACCATACATCTGGTAGCCAAAGAATTAGTCGCTTCGACTTTGCAGTTAACATCTCTAGGGTGTTTGAACTTGATGAAAGTCTTATAAACCCCATTAAAAGTTCAGATCTAGTTCAGAAGGCTAAACGTCCGAAAGATTCATCTTTATCTGTTAATAAAGTTCATAAAGATCTTAAAATCAATATGATTAATACATTAGAAGGGCTAAAACATATGAGGGAGGCAAGATTATGA
- the galU gene encoding UTP--glucose-1-phosphate uridylyltransferase GalU produces the protein MKAVIPAAGLGTRFLPATKAQPKEMLPVYNKPTIQYVVEEAVASGIDDILIITGKGKRSIEDHFDRSFELEYSLRNCGKMDYLVEVEAISEMADIYYVRQKKQKGLGDAILCAKKHIDGQPFAVLLGDTISQSSVPCTQQLLDVHEKYDSSAIAIERVPRDKIERYGIIKGQEVEDSVYKIEDMVEKPRPEEAPSDLAITGRYVLDPEIFDHIEDVPPGVGGEIQLTDAMRQLDSIYGHIFDGKIYDIGNNVEWLKSSLEIALQDPDVNGELREYLKNILK, from the coding sequence ATGAAAGCTGTTATACCTGCTGCAGGACTTGGAACCAGATTTTTACCGGCAACCAAGGCCCAACCAAAAGAAATGTTACCAGTTTACAATAAACCAACCATTCAGTACGTGGTGGAGGAGGCAGTGGCCTCTGGAATCGATGACATATTGATCATCACTGGTAAGGGAAAAAGATCCATTGAGGATCATTTCGACCGTTCATTTGAACTGGAATATTCTCTACGAAACTGTGGAAAAATGGATTACTTGGTGGAAGTTGAGGCCATATCCGAGATGGCAGACATCTATTACGTCCGGCAAAAGAAACAAAAAGGATTGGGAGATGCTATACTTTGCGCCAAAAAACATATCGATGGTCAGCCCTTTGCCGTGCTTTTAGGGGATACCATAAGTCAGTCCTCGGTTCCGTGCACCCAGCAATTACTTGATGTCCATGAAAAATATGATTCATCGGCCATTGCCATTGAAAGAGTACCTCGTGACAAAATTGAACGTTACGGTATAATAAAGGGCCAAGAAGTTGAAGATTCTGTTTATAAAATTGAGGATATGGTGGAAAAACCCCGACCAGAGGAAGCACCATCTGACCTGGCGATTACTGGACGTTACGTACTGGATCCTGAGATATTTGACCATATCGAGGATGTGCCACCAGGAGTGGGTGGAGAAATACAACTCACCGATGCCATGAGACAATTGGATAGTATCTATGGTCATATATTTGATGGTAAAATTTATGACATTGGAAACAATGTGGAATGGCTTAAAAGCTCCCTGGAGATTGCCCTGCAGGATCCTGATGTCAATGGAGAGTTAAGGGAATATTTGAAGAATATTTTGAAATGA
- the galE gene encoding UDP-glucose 4-epimerase GalE, translating into MILITGGAGYIGAHANKELNLAGYDTLVLDNMSYGHEDFLKWGNYENVDLADLDSLRNVFRKYDIDAVMHFAAFTYVGESVEDPQKYYINNLKNTLNLLQVMNEFKVGKLVFSSTCATYGNPQEIPITETHPQNPISPYGKAKLMVEQVLADYSSAYDLRYVSLRYFNAAGADPEGEIGERHNPETHLIPLILDAATGKKEDIKIFGTDYPTPDGTCIRDYIHVTDLASAHLKALKYLEEGGQSDVFNLGNGNGFSVREVIEEARKITGKKIKATEADRRPGDPPILVGSADKAREILKWQPKYDDLTKIISTAWEWHKKDDQSIR; encoded by the coding sequence ATGATACTGATAACTGGAGGGGCAGGATACATAGGTGCCCATGCCAATAAAGAGCTTAACCTTGCAGGATACGACACACTGGTCCTGGATAACATGAGCTATGGTCATGAAGATTTCCTGAAATGGGGAAACTATGAAAATGTTGATTTAGCTGATCTAGATTCCCTAAGAAATGTCTTCAGGAAATATGACATTGATGCAGTTATGCATTTTGCAGCATTCACCTATGTAGGGGAATCAGTGGAAGATCCCCAGAAATATTACATAAACAACCTGAAAAACACCCTCAACCTTCTCCAGGTAATGAATGAGTTTAAGGTAGGAAAGCTGGTTTTCTCCTCAACCTGTGCAACCTATGGAAACCCCCAGGAAATCCCTATAACCGAAACCCACCCTCAAAACCCAATAAGCCCATATGGTAAAGCAAAATTAATGGTGGAACAGGTTTTAGCAGATTACAGTTCAGCTTATGATCTTCGCTATGTCTCCCTCCGCTACTTCAACGCGGCTGGTGCAGATCCCGAAGGTGAAATCGGAGAAAGACATAACCCGGAAACCCACCTCATACCCCTCATTTTGGACGCAGCCACGGGGAAAAAGGAGGATATAAAAATATTCGGCACAGACTATCCCACCCCTGATGGGACATGCATCAGAGATTACATACACGTCACTGACCTGGCATCTGCCCATCTAAAGGCCCTGAAATATTTGGAAGAAGGCGGCCAGAGTGATGTTTTCAACCTGGGAAATGGAAATGGCTTTTCAGTGAGGGAAGTGATAGAGGAAGCCAGAAAGATCACCGGTAAAAAAATCAAAGCCACTGAGGCTGATAGAAGGCCTGGTGATCCTCCCATACTGGTGGGAAGTGCTGATAAAGCCCGTGAAATCCTGAAATGGCAACCTAAATATGATGATCTAACTAAGATCATCAGCACTGCCTGGGAATGGCATAAAAAAGATGATCAAAGTATAAGGTAA
- a CDS encoding thermonuclease family protein has translation MKLQYFLIITLIMVLAVSGCTYDDSDQTYQYNDSSYDLNSTPQTTTTPTNTARLTNTSSENKNVEVSGLCYKVIDGDTIDVEGVGRIRFVGVNTPERGESGYWDAKNFVKNKCLGKTVGLDIDDAKNKDKYGRTLAVVYVDGENLNQELLREGYAEVMYIPPSEFNPYRWS, from the coding sequence ATGAAATTACAATATTTTTTGATTATAACCCTGATTATGGTCCTAGCTGTTTCTGGCTGTACCTATGATGATTCAGATCAGACATATCAATACAATGACTCATCCTACGATCTAAACAGCACCCCACAAACCACCACAACTCCCACAAACACAGCCCGCCTCACCAATACCAGTTCTGAAAATAAGAATGTAGAAGTGAGTGGTCTATGTTACAAGGTGATTGACGGTGATACTATAGACGTGGAAGGAGTGGGCAGAATACGTTTTGTTGGGGTAAACACTCCAGAAAGGGGAGAATCTGGATACTGGGATGCTAAAAACTTTGTAAAAAATAAATGTCTGGGTAAAACCGTGGGACTGGATATTGATGATGCTAAAAATAAGGATAAATACGGCCGCACCCTAGCAGTGGTCTATGTGGATGGTGAGAACCTGAACCAGGAGCTTTTGAGGGAGGGCTATGCAGAGGTGATGTACATTCCGCCTTCAGAATTCAACCCCTATCGCTGGTCATAA
- a CDS encoding DNA double-strand break repair nuclease NurA yields the protein MLDSLYEKALRKKDQINTKLEEIELSQVDASGQWIDYPIIESGSDINIAAGDGSINKRRFLPFIFYAIDAEGIIHTINGLKRIESSEIDIISHHKYVEDRLRSYMGIFEIKNALRMFKEHDVDLFLFDGSVLGNIIRPFPIERELKEQVKEKIREKYLPLLEEELKSSNIKITSSKFAGEIAEEFNDNSEPMIYLENLENLLVISELMKQGKKIVAISKTSTSTEYFDSKVPDIAIFDMYSKKQGYSKPRYSSVSEVKRDFPVRNDFLKSLTFTIFYARLDDHKNILKFELPYHAKERDIKNLLMNIKKISAEGYPLLLKKAHNDVVIRKTDLENLSKIIGFQEKSGREMLNE from the coding sequence ATGCTGGATTCACTTTATGAAAAGGCCTTGAGAAAGAAAGACCAGATCAATACAAAATTAGAGGAAATTGAATTATCCCAAGTCGATGCTTCTGGGCAGTGGATAGATTATCCCATTATCGAAAGCGGTTCAGACATTAATATTGCAGCAGGTGATGGGAGTATCAATAAACGCAGATTTTTACCGTTCATATTCTATGCTATCGATGCAGAAGGAATAATCCATACTATTAATGGCCTTAAAAGGATTGAAAGCTCTGAAATTGACATTATATCCCACCATAAATATGTTGAAGATCGTTTAAGGAGTTATATGGGAATATTCGAGATAAAAAATGCTCTGAGAATGTTTAAAGAACATGATGTTGATTTATTTCTATTTGATGGGTCTGTTTTGGGAAACATTATCCGACCTTTCCCCATTGAAAGAGAACTCAAAGAACAGGTAAAAGAAAAGATAAGGGAAAAATATCTGCCTCTTCTTGAAGAAGAGTTAAAGAGTTCGAACATTAAAATAACATCATCTAAATTTGCTGGTGAAATTGCAGAAGAATTTAATGACAATTCTGAACCAATGATCTACCTGGAAAACTTGGAAAACCTCCTAGTAATCAGTGAGCTGATGAAACAGGGGAAAAAAATAGTGGCTATCTCAAAAACATCCACCAGTACTGAATACTTTGATTCAAAAGTGCCGGACATTGCCATATTTGATATGTACAGTAAAAAACAGGGATACTCCAAACCAAGATACTCAAGTGTTTCTGAAGTGAAAAGGGATTTTCCAGTTAGAAATGATTTTTTAAAGAGTTTGACCTTCACCATCTTCTATGCCAGATTAGATGACCATAAAAATATTTTGAAGTTTGAATTACCATACCATGCTAAAGAAAGGGATATTAAAAATTTACTTATGAATATAAAAAAAATAAGTGCAGAAGGATATCCTTTACTATTAAAAAAAGCACATAATGATGTTGTAATACGTAAAACTGATTTGGAAAACCTTTCCAAGATAATCGGATTCCAGGAGAAGAGTGGGAGGGAAATGTTAAATGAGTAA